In the Rhea pennata isolate bPtePen1 chromosome 4, bPtePen1.pri, whole genome shotgun sequence genome, TTTCTCATCAAAACCTTTAATTTGAGATTAGGTATCACATTCACCTTGACTGCATGTCCCAGCTTAGAAGGGTTCCAGTCACTGGCCCTCAGCTCCTGAAACAAACAGTGGGGGACAGGGTGAGAAGGCTACCCCAGGTACCACACACATACAATGTGGCCCACCCAGTCCCATTTGGAAATGAATGCCAAGACCATCCTCTGGCACACATTAATCTCCACTACCTACACAGACAGATTGGGACTGTGCAACATCAGCTCAGCTGAGATATTTCTCCCAGCTTTGTTAGCTGCAGAAGTCCTGGTCTGATGAGCTCTCTGAAAAGCCTCTGTGTCCCAAGACACAGGAGAACAGTGGCAGCTTGGAGGTCTTAAAAGTTTTAGCTGAAATACTCTTTATTGCACAAAATACCGTAATTTGTTTCTGTATTGGTTTATATTGTCTCTGTTTGCTGCTTTGGTTAAAATAGCTTTGCTATTGCGCATACAGACTGGACTGCTTTTGCTTATTTACTTTCATTGAGTGCATTCCTAGCTCTTCCCTACAATGCAACTCTGTCTGTATCCCACCATTTTCTccttgtaatttttaattttgctttgtctctgtattttcagtagATTTTGCTTTCTTGCCAAAATGTGTAATCTGATAAATTTAATTCACAAAGCCTGGTAAATTCCaaccttcatttttaaagttgcaTTGAGTCTTCTTCTACTACACTTTTTCTCATATTTGATCGTCATTAAAATTTGATATTGAATTATGGATTCCACAAGCTCTTCCCAGCTGGCTCAACAGcataaaaaatgttaagaatgcCTCATAAATTTCTCCACTTTTTTGTCACTTAAAATTGGTATCTTTTGAAAGGTTTGTTCTTTCTTGGACTTCACTACTCCTCAAATTAAGTAATACAGTGTCATAACTGATGGCTTGTCCTTACTCACGTAATTGCATGCTGCTAAACAAACCTATCTTTCAGAATCATGACTACTCATTTCCTCATTTTACTTCACAGTGCTTCCTGATGGAATTCTTAAATTTTGTCCAATCATTGCTGCATTTCTGGAAAGTTTCATATGCATTgatttttcagcagcagctgctctatTTTATCTacttctgcctttcctttctctgtttcgcaacgtttttttctgcttttgtcagAGTGTCTTTTACGTAGATTTTGGGTGTTTTTTAATGAGACACCCACTGTGCTGAGGCTCGCAATTAAGGTAAGTCTTTTATCATAAAAAACAGTTaactaaaaatattacagaaaagagttcatgagggaagaaaagataGCTACATATACCTTTGTTGGCTTCTAACACAACACTGACCAACTCAAACCAGCTAAACCAGAATTCTTCATTAGCCCACTGCCGTTACCATTTCATGCAGTGCTCAACTGCCTGGCACTTCTTTTCGCGCTTGGAAGTCTTCCTTGTGCATTGTGAAAGAAGTCCAAAGAAACCCAGTGTgtttattttctagtatttattattgtttttgttgctgGAGAATTGCAGACAAACAAAGGGCTTCTTGTGGGTCCACTTCTGAACATCTACTAATAAAACAAAGTGCACAATACGATTTATTCAAAACTACACAAGGTATTGGTCTTGTTTCagataaataaatcagaattttacATCAATCATATTATTTGCAGGTGAAGACTTCCCTATCTTCTCCTGTTGTGTCAAATTTGGGATTAATCTGTTCTCTCTATTTAGaaagccattttattttcagttttcaaatagcTGACCTTTTTTATTTAAGCACAAATAGGAACTGAGAACTCCAGCAGGCTTTTGCTGTTGTTGAGTTGTTGCTGCTCTTGCTGACTTTTTTGGAAGCCAAGAAAATCATAATGCAGAAATACGAGGAACAGCCTTCACAGCACATCCTCTGATGGTGTGGACAGGCAACAGAATAGCATGAGGAAACTCTTCCAAGTTCTTTTTCCAAGATTTCCAGTCTTTTTCAGATTCAGTATTTTGAGAAATTTCCAGAGTTTGGATAGTTTTTACTAGAACAAGGAAAGAACTGAGCCTGAGAAGTTTTACATTCGTTTAGATAGTGAACCATTCTTACATCACCATTTCCCTTTGGCAGCAAGACCTCctgattttttccagattttccaTGGTATAATATAGTCTTTTACCACTTAAAAACAGTTCTAAATGATCTTTAATAAAAAAGCCCAATGTAAAAAAGCCATATTGGATTTGCTTGCATATCCTAAGAACAAACTGAAATCATAactcaaaatatcaaaaaaatgttaaaacactTTTGAAACGTTAAGAACTTTCTCTGCCAGTTACTCCCCCAGTAAAAGCTTCTGACTCTAGTCTTGTTTGCAGAGGAGTATTGAAGAAACACCTTTGAAGTCCACAGAGTCACTAATGTCACGGTAGGatccaaaataaacaaaaactattAGGTAGAGGAAAAACCACTGTGgcatattttatattctattaATTGTGGACCATGACCATAGGCcaaggctttattttttccccttatgaggccacaaaaatgaaaaaaaaatataatactgGATTGGAGAGTAAGTAGCTAAATATAATATTTGCATGTTTGTTGCCATTGTTGTGTAATACTCCTAGACTAATTCCAGCCACTGAACTCTTCAGCTGTCCATCAACAGGTGTAAGACGGGTTCAATAACCTTAAAAACACGTAAGAACTATTTAGAGAGCCTGAAAACCTTGACTACTACAGCTGTGCCATTCTTAAGGATTGAGGATCAGGGTCCCAACTTGACTCATATCTACATAATTGGAAACTATTCTTCCATAATGATGTTGATATTTATCAACATTATTCATATACTATCAAttgatattattattaatattattgaTAATGCCAACATTATTATGTTGATATTTATCAACATCTTATCAACGTGTTTACCTCAGTCTGTTGAATTAtaatctgctgctgctgtaagtACATGTGCAGTCTTCTAGGATAAAAACTGTATGATGAAATGTCCCAtgacagagtaaaaaaaaaatcaaaaatttcttCAGCATCTCCCACTGCTAAGGCTAGTTAGCAAAGTATGATATGTATTTATCCACTTTCTTTATCcttatttattaaaagagaaatagctACACACAATTTGaatatagaataaaaattttcaggTTGAATTGATCCTTCATGAGTAAATTCCACCAATCAGATGTCTAACTTTTATGTAATactggatttaaaaaatatgtaactttCCCTAATTAGCTTTGTTATACAATCATTAGCTTAACATCTTGATCCAGATAAAGCTTAAAATTTAATTAGCTTTATGCCTGGTAGTACTGGTTCCTTAAAGAATGTTGAAGATCTATGCAGCTGCTTTTGTCACCAAACATTTCCCATATACATGAAGCTAGAAATGTTACAGATGCTTTATGAGGAGGCTTTTACCTGGCTTAACAATCTACACCCAAAACACCCGAGTCATTCAATTATGAGTAGTCTTTTAGTGGGTCTGTTCACATGAATACAGGTTACTGATAATGAATGTCTGCTTTATTACTTCAAGTAGGtatcacagaaaacaggaaacacTAACAACAAATATTGTTCATGTATGTGTCAGGACTTCAGCTATTTTGGGAGGgaatctttttttcatgcaagGGTGTGACTTCCTTGACACAACTTGTTTAAATTAAACACTATATGGCAGaatattacataaaaatgtaaatgacaaTCGTTCTCAAAAGAGGCTGTACAAAAGCAAGACCACCTACAGCGAGAACCCAGGGAGATCTGTGCCAcgaaaataataataaaaaagagagagagagaatcacagaaccagtaaggttggaagggacctctggagatcatctagtccaccctccctgctcaagcagggagcatggtagacagggttgcatccaggcgggccttgaatctctccagagaaggagactccacaacctctctgggcaacctggtccagtgctctgtcactctcacagggaagaaattcctcctcacagtcaggcggaactgcctgtgcttcaatttctgcccattgcctctagtcctgtcacaggggacaactggaaagagtttgtccccgtcctcTTGACatcttcccttcaggtacttatccacattgataagatcccccctcagtcttgtcttccccaggctgaagaggcccagctctctcagccgttcctcatagggcaggggctccagccctctgatgatcttcatagccctacgctggactctctccagtagctccatgtctctctggtactggggagcccagaaccagacacagtactcgagatgaggcctccccagggctgagtagaggggcaggatcacctccctcgacctgctggcaacactcttcccaatgcaccccaggagaccattggctttcttggccacaagggcacattgctggctcatggtcagcttgtcatccaccagcactcccaggtccttctctgcagagctgctctccagaaggtcagcccccagctgaAAACACTTGGCACACAACATTTCCTTCAGACTTCCCTTGCCAGACCCAGCCTGCAGAGCCAGACCAAGCACCTGAATGAAAACAGGCTTAACTCATTCCCAGGCAGCAGGGGAGGGGTTTAACGGTCAGGCGCCGTCAAAAGCGGCAGCCAGCGGAGCCAGTGCCCCCATCTGCCGTCTTGCCTCGAGCATTCACCTCCCCGCCTTCCTCCGCGGCTGGGAAAGCGCCGGAGCGCCAGTGCTGCCAATGCTGCCGCTGCCGTCGCGCACGGCCGCGGCTCCAACCGCCGCTGGCGCGCGGGGAGCTCGCGCGCAGCTGCAGGAgagggcgcgggcggcgccaGGCGCCTCCCGCTTATTCGCCGGGAGAACGGTTACCCGGCAACGCCGACGCGCCAGGGGGCGGGGGCGCAGCGCGCTGAGACCGTTGGCGCGGAAGGGCCGgtgcgggcgggcgcgcgcgcgcgcgcgcgggggggcGGCATGCCGCGAGGCGCCGGATCTAGTGAGTGCCGTCCGCGCGGGCGGGCGAGGGGCGGCTCGGGCGGGCGCTGCCTCCTGCGGCCGTGCCCGCGGCGTTTTGCACCCTGGAGCCATTGCAGCGGCGTCACCGCCTCGAAAGGACACCGTGAGGCGTCCCCGCCTCGCGGCCGCGAGGTCGCTAGCGCCACGGCCCTCGGCGCGGTACGGGGGCGGCAGGGGAGGGGCGCGGGAGCGAGAGGATGCCCCTCTGCAGCCTGGGGTGAGGCGCCAGCAGCAGCCGTGCTGGTGGCAACGGGCCCCTCGGGTCCTGCCCCTCACAGAGCAGTCCCTCCAGCCGCTCTCATCCTTCCCCGCCACTgcagcccgccccgcgccggcggggcccgcggcaGGGGCAGCAAGCTCCTCCGTCCTCCCTCAGCGAGGACGGACTGTCGCCGCCTTCCCGTGCTGAAACCGCTCTTGTGACAGCTCCAGACGCTGCTAACTGTGCAGGTGCcgtttttattttcagacaggCGTACAACAGGAGCAGAAGATCCAGTTCAGCTGCAAACAGCACTGCAAGTAAGCCGGTCTGATTCCAGCTACCCAAAACATCAGCTGTTGAAGTTCACCGTTTCTGTGGCTAATCCACGTTGGGGCAGCCTGACTGGATACAAAGGGCGCCTCAGCCGGCAGCGTTTCCACCCGGGGTATTTAATTTGCAGGGGGACACACATGGCTCTTGCAATGGCTGAAACACGGCTGACAGTCTGGCCTGTACCAGACTTCACGGGCAGCAAGAGCAGCTCAGGCTACCAGTTAAAGGTGCCTTAGTTCATGTTTTCAACACCTGCCATGGCAAAGTGCTAATTCCTAGTACTCAGTCTTCTTTAATTTAAACCTAGTCTCTAGGTTAATATGAATATAAACACAGTGACTGTTTAATTGTTTCAATGTACTTCTAATACAATAGGAGCTGTCATTCTTTATTGgtatttttcagtaagaaacCTAATTTGCTGAAGGATTTTGAAATTCACAGCATACTGTCAAACTACAACTTCTCTTTAAATAATGATTAGCAAaccatgtttttgttttttaatgacagTATAGTTGCATAAACAAGGTCTATGACGTAGTGTTTGTCTGCCCTTTTTGCTTGTGCTTATTGGAAGTTCTCTTCCAAAGCGAAACATATGCAAAGCTAGACATGTTTTGCCATATGCACGTGCTCATTCCTTCAGGTGAGATTTTCACCGAGTTTGTGAATTACTATGACCGAATAATGAttcattaccaaaaaaaaaaaaaaaaaaagttctttgaTCTTTGTAAAGAATTtgcaagatttattttaaacacatcaTTACAGCTTAGCTTTTAGTTTTTGATATTGCAGAAGAATCTAATCCTATGGTCAGTCCAACTTTCTTGCGTTGTCCAAACCTGCATACCTCAATCTAACCCCGAAAGACAATCGATCTCTGGAGCTGGAAGAATGAAGAgtgacagcactggaacagattgccagggaggttgtgaagtctccttctctggagatattcaaagcccacctggatgcaaccctgtctaacatgctctaggtgaccctgcttgaacaggagggttggactagatgatctccagacatcccttccaaccttagcaattctgtgattctgtaactcTAACATAAGTACATTCACAATTTGGCTTTAGTGCAAAGACTAAGATCCCAAAGTAATGCCAGATGTGACAATGCTTTTTGTGATGTGAATAACTGTCCATGAAGAACTGTGCTGAAATCCTCTGGTACTGCAAATCACTAAATGTCAATTACTAAACTATGTTGATTACTAAATGGCTATTGAAGAACCATTTGATGAACTCCCACTGACTCAGGCTagattaaaacaattttaaaactggaaaagaaagttcaactgaaaaaatattctaactcatctcagtattttaaaagactcaAAACCACCTACCAATTtttggatatttattttatacattgtAGATCCTTCAGCAACAGCTGGAATCCTTTAAGACTCTTCGGCAACAGATTCTGGAGAATGTTAACATGGTAAAAGCAGATCccaaatactttcaaaataaagataaaaatctccTCTTGAGTTTTTAGATACTGCCGTAGGTATTTTAACTGagatttgaaattgtttttagaTTATTATGTACATTAACAGTATGTTTAATCATCTGTTAATCTTATGGTAGCTGATAAAGCAATCCACTACAAGTTCTTGTCATGTCCTAATCATAGTATTATTTAGAGGTTTAAAAAGACtatctaagaaaaaataagaaaaacctAGAAGGAGAGCGAAACTGAGtagggaaaaagaggaaatgattaGATATCCTTTGTATCACTATAGACTCAAGGTTGTTTTCACAGAACTTAACTGCATTTTGTATCACTGTCAGTAAACAGCAGAACCTGCTCCACTGTTTCAAACTGCTGTTTCACAAAATGCTAGAAGCATATTTATGCCATGATTTTATATGACTCTTTTTATAGAAGCAAAAGGTCTGATGCTGGAAGGATATTTAACTTTACACGTTCTTGGTTATGAACAATTCCGTATTCCTATGGCACTTCAATCTAGTCCATCTCTCAGAACTAACTTCTTGATTAATAGGATAgtttacaaaaattaaatatttttaatttattttttaatctcaatCTTTTCTAGGTACAGTCTGAAATTAGTGagatactaaataaaaatataattgaaatgaaaactcCACAGTGTAGCTCAGACAAGATACTGATGATTAGCACACCAAATGATGTATCTCTGGTATGTATAGCAATTTTCAGCTACAAACAAGTTACTGTTATTCTTTAAAGATGTTGCTGGATTGTGGGTCTTGCGAGCTAcatgttttctgtaaaataacCCAAGAGATATTGTAGGGACAAAACACAGTATATTCTCCCTGAGGCTTTTCTCCGTAGTACAACTTTGCCATAATTCTGCCACAAAAAAGTCATCAAAGTCTTTACTGTAAATACAGCCATGGAAAGATGTACATATGCtgttcctccccttcccccattaTGATTAAAGCCCAGTTTCTTTTCTGCACAAGACAAGATTTTACCTAATCTTCCAAAAATTCACTTGGATTATATTCAGTGGACATGGAACGCAATATAAAGAGTACAGGGAGACAGAGTAGAGAGAGGACAGAAGAGAAAGGTGGAGATGGAATAAATTTTGTCCTAGTCCTATGAAATGTAGCATAAACCctactttttctgcttcttcagtGTGAACTCCAGTTTTCCCTTATTTCACAGGGCATGGGATAATAAAACAATCATTTAGAACTGTTAGCTTTCTTAAGTCacctttcctctgcttcctaAACTTAAGATGATTACTCGGTACACTTACATTTACACTTGCACTTAAAATGCTTACTCAGTATTTTGGGCTTAGTTCAAGGCCCAGTACTAAATGAAACAGGGCATATGACAGTATCTTACTTTTGTTGCTCATCTCTGTTTACCCTTTTTTTTATGACAAATTAGTAAATGATATTGGTAGATAAACTGTATGAGTCTTGACTAAGTGGCTTTAATAACAATTTAGTAATGTGTACTTATGCTTCCTGGTTTTTGCAGGGGTGTGTGCATGTGGGGGAGGGTTggtattttggggttttttttacagcataagatttttgtattgttctttttttatttggtgGGGTAGCCTGCAGAAAATCCTGAATCAccattttctaagaaaaaagtTCATCATGATCAACAACCCTGTACTGATGAGCATGTGGAAGCAAATTCCCATACTGGAAATACGGTCAGTGATATAAAAATTTCACAtagtatttcactgaaaaccaTAGCAGCTGGAAAGGTAGAAAATTCAGAAGATCTAATGGGAAACACAACAATACTTGCactaaaaaatgaatataaacgCCATTTGCTACCTGGCACTGAATTGGAGACAGGAAGCTTGAATGCTGCCCATGAAAAGGTAATTTTGAATGAATCTAAACTTTCCATACTTTCTCCACAAAATGGCAAAGAATTTTATGTAACAGACAACATTAACTATCCCAACAAGTCATTGAAACAAGAATTTCAAAACCCAGTCAGTAATGATTCTTATTTGTTAGAacataatacagaaaattatggctttttatgcagaaaaaaattaaatgacataaaatcaaaagaaattacagGAACTGCAGGCTGTTTAAATGGATCACATATTGTTTCAGTTTCACTTAAAGAAAAGGGCCTACATTTTGATCAAGAATTTTATGAAGACTCCAAATGTGTTAACACGTGGAGTTCTTCTATAACAATATGCAATGAACAAGCagaatctgaaagcaaaaatgaacaTAAAGAATTTAGAAGCAATTATAGTAAAGGTGACAGTTTCcaggttaattttttttccaaaatggtAAAAGATGAGTTAATAATGGTTGATCATAAAGAGCATctagaaaaagaacaacaactGAATATTATAAATCAAACATTACTGAGGTTTGAAGATCAGAAGTTCGGTGAAATCAAAGTAGCCTGTGAATATGATGAGAAAACTGAAGTGTTGCAGAAGTCCCTGAAAAACTCTGAGCATTTGCAAAACAGAGTACATGATCTTGAGAATAAAAATTTAGCTCTCAAGAACAAACTGAAACCTCTTAATATTACCATACAgtctttgaaaggaaaaatttcaaaatacaataaGCAAATTCAGGAtttagctgaagaaaagaaaaggattcaAAGCCAGTTAGTTAAATCAGAAGATGGCAGTAAGGAACATattaaggaaataaagaagttgttaagaaaatgtaaagaactCCAGAATCAGACAAAAATCCTTGAGGAAGACACAAGTCAACTCGATAATGGAAGTCAATATACAATACAGGCACTACAAGATTTTCAAATTACGAATCAGAAAGTAGAGGAAGAGATGACTTTTGTTACctgtgaaaaagaaaggctCAATGCAATGCTAGAGTCCTTGCAAAAGGAATGTTTCATGTtacaagaaacaaataaaaaacttgAGATGGACACATCCGAgcttatgaaagaaaagaattcccTAGAAGGAGAGCTTGAAAGAAATCAGAGTGAAAtacagcaaatgaaagaaaaagaaacagcaacaaaatctgAACTGGAGACCCTTCTTCAGTTAATGCAGACACTGGAAGACAAAAATCTTAACCTTGAAATAACCCTGCAGGAATGTTCTAATACTAAACAGATGCTGCAGAAGGACTTTGAGAAAGTCCAGTCAGATAAAGCTCATATGGAAAAGAAACTCATGACTGAActcagaaatgcaaaagcagatattgatcttttaaaatcaaatttgacCAGCATGGACAGAGAACGTGAGAGGTTATCAATGGCAGTAACTAATATCACAGAGGAAAATCAGTTACTTAAGAAGGAGCTTCAGGAATATAGACAAGGAGCTTCCAAATATGAAAGTGACATTAGAAAACTGACTGAAGAATGTTTGCTATTAGAAAATCATCTGCGGACTGTTGAAAATGAGAGAGATGTATTACAGTTTGAATTCCGCCATCTGCATAAGGATTATGCTTATCTCCGGGGCCGAGCTACAGATCTAGTCCGCGAGCAGAGGAAACGTGGTTATAGTTCTGGTATCAGGCAAGATAACTGTTACTCTGATTATTCCACtaaaatttgcaaagaaatttcGGATTCAAAGTCTACAGCTTTGGAATGCCAGTCACAAGGTATGagctttattttgcaatatCTCATTAGcactctttttgttttctaacttCACTAAACACCATTTGTCCCCCTCATCTGATTTTTCTGGTAAGACTCTTACCAATACTGTGTATTACTTCAGGTTTTaactagaaaaaatataatttggtTATTGCTATTGTTAAGTCTGGTGCCACATTAAGAAtaccttaaggaaaaaaaagatttatgacaaaaaaagaTTCTATAGAATGCATGCATTCCTACAGAACAAAACCACAATGAGGGTTTGCTCCAGTGCGCACAAAAAGTTCGGGAAGTTCTCCATTTGAATGCAGTGAGCTTTAGATTCGTCTCCAAATGCAGTAATTCTTGggtctggggttttttttgttagcaTCCTGCAGGGTCCCCAGAAAATAGTTTCTCccatcttttaaaagaaagaagctgcttttcttttccaggcaaTTCCTGTTAATCTACAACAGGTTCTTGCCTCAAAGAAATtgcaataaacatttttcttttgaatgttaTAATACTGATGTCCATtcactttcaaatttttttgtTATGTCCTTAAAAAAAGGCTTATTGATTTTTAGTAAACTTCACAATAAGGAATTTCCCGTCTGcttttttttgatatttggGTGAATTCCACAGATTCACAACAGCAAATCCTTACACAATGTAAGTGGTCAACATAAATTTAACTGTGACAGTTTACAGCAGATGGAGTTCTGTCTTTAAGGTTTCAGACTCAGAACAGTCTTATAACCCTCTAGGTGAACATTTTAATATATCCCACAAACATTTCACCAGTGACTCTGCAAGAAGTCCTAACCTGAATTTAACTTCTGTTTAGATACGTTTTCGATGATAGATAATGCTGGTCTACTTCTAATCAACACAAGGTACACTTCTTCTCTAACAGGCTGgattggttttttttgtttgtttgtttgtttaattttctccaaattaagctccatatattttaattagtttccAGTATTCCAGTTTTGTTAGGGAGTGAAAAGattactgaaatacaaaagaaactagaagaggaagaattacgagaagagaagaggcagaaggatgtaaagaaaaacttcagtgcAGACTTCATCAGCTGTACTACATCTGTGATCAGAGAGCCAGAGGTCAGAACAGCAGTCAGAAAGAAGTACAGTACATTTCAATCTACCTAGGAATGCCGAGTCTGGAAAGTTCACCAGTAAACACCATTGGCATATTTTCCCTGACATTCTTACAAAAACATAACATTAGAGTACCTGGGATCATCACAGGTACCATTATCTAGTACACAG is a window encoding:
- the CCDC110 gene encoding coiled-coil domain-containing protein 110, producing MPRGAGSNRRTTGAEDPVQLQTALQVSRSDSSYPKHQLLKFTVSVANPRWGSLTGYKGRLSRQRFHPGYLICRGTHMALAMAETRLTVWPVPDFTGSKSSSGYQLKILQQQLESFKTLRQQILENVNMVQSEISEILNKNIIEMKTPQCSSDKILMISTPNDVSLPAENPESPFSKKKVHHDQQPCTDEHVEANSHTGNTVSDIKISHSISLKTIAAGKVENSEDLMGNTTILALKNEYKRHLLPGTELETGSLNAAHEKVILNESKLSILSPQNGKEFYVTDNINYPNKSLKQEFQNPVISLKEKGLHFDQEFYEDSKCVNTWSSSITICNEQAESESKNEHKEFRSNYSKGDSFQVNFFSKMVKDELIMVDHKEHLEKEQQLNIINQTLLRFEDQKFGEIKVACEYDEKTEVLQKSLKNSEHLQNRVHDLENKNLALKNKLKPLNITIQSLKGKISKYNKQIQDLAEEKKRIQSQLVKSEDGSKEHIKEIKKLLRKCKELQNQTKILEEDTSQLDNGSQYTIQALQDFQITNQKVEEEMTFVTCEKERLNAMLESLQKECFMLQETNKKLEMDTSELMKEKNSLEGELERNQSEIQQMKEKETATKSELETLLQLMQTLEDKNLNLEITLQECSNTKQMLQKDFEKVQSDKAHMEKKLMTELRNAKADIDLLKSNLTSMDRERERLSMAVTNITEENQLLKKELQEYRQGASKYESDIRKLTEECLLLENHLRTVENERDVLQFEFRHLHKDYAYLRGRATDLVREQRKRGYSSGIRQDNCYSDYSTKICKEISDSKSTALECQSQDSQQQILTQCKWST